The Deltaproteobacteria bacterium DNA window CCAAATGCGGTCCTCCACCTCATCCCCCAGTCGGCCCATTGTACTAACTTGGAAAACCCGACCGAGTTCAACCGGCATCTGCTGGCCCATTTGGATAATTGGGTAAAATAAAGGTTAATTTGAGGGGAGGACCGGGGGACCGTTCCTTGGCCCCCTCTCCCGATAGCTGTTGCTTCTGACCTCATTCATTTATTTTCTGGCCTGAGTGGTAATGTCGTCTTAGGGCTTATAATACATCAGGCCGCGGGCAAAGGGCGCCACGGCTTCTTCCAGGCAGCGTTGCGCAGTATCCGGGAGCGGGTGGAAATCGCGCCTTGCGGCGGCAAGTTCCAGCACCTAGGGAACGGAATCGGCCCCGATGACCACCAGGCTGACCGGCTGACTCAAGGCATAGGTCACCAAGTGGCGCAACTCCGCTACCTGGAGTTGGGGCAACAATCCCCGGCAAAGCACTTACATCCCCACCACTCTCAAGCCGCGGGCCGCGGCCTCGCCGGCCAGAGGCAGAAAGCTGAGGTATTGCGGTTCGGCCGGGTTAATTGGCAGCAGGACGGTGTCGAACTCATAAAGTTCCAAAGCCCGGCGCAGCACTGCCGGGTCATGGTGGCCGGTTACCCCAATAAACCGCACCTGGCCCCGCTCCTGGCCATAGGTGCGCAATACCCCTTCTCCGCCCAGGCCCAAGAGTGTTACCTGCGCTCCGGTCTGTCCCAATGGGCGAATGGCAAAGGTCATCGGCGGCTCCCTTCTGGATCGACTTGACAGGCTTGATTGCCCTGTTATTCTAATAAAGAGAGGATATCGCTGTCCATGTCAAAGGCTGAGACCTTATCCCCGGCGTTGGCCGCGGCTTTACCCCAGATTCCGACCAGTTGCGGGGTTTATCTGTTCAAAGATAAATCCGGGCGCGTGCTTTATGTCGGTAAAGCAGTAAACCTCAAGCATCGCCTCAGCTCCTACTTAAAGGCTCGGGGCCAGCCTGATCCCAAGACCGCGCTGATGCTGCAGAAAATGGCTCAGGTCGATTTCCTGCTTACCCCTACTGAGGTTGAGGCCCTGATCCTGGAGCGCAATCTCATCAAAGAACACCGGCCCCGGTTCAACGTGGTGCTGCGAGATGATAAAAATTATTTGTGTATCCGCCTGGACCTTCGGGAACCCTTCCCGCGCCTGGCTCTGGTGCGGCGTTTTGCTACCGATGGGGCCTGTTATTTCGGCCCTTTTGTGTCCGCGGTGGCCATCCGGGAAATCCTACGGATCATGAAACGGGCTTTTCGACTGCGGACCTGCAAGGATAAAGGCATCCCCAAAAGATCCCGCCCCTGCCTGAATTATCAGTTAGGGCGCTGTCTGGCCCCTTGTGTGGGCCTGGTTTCTGAAGCAGAATACCGCCAGGCAGTTCAGGAAGCCCTCTGGTTTCTGCAGGGTCAGAACAAAAAATTGCGGCGGCAGTTGCGGGCCCAGATGGAGGCCGCGGCCGCGCACCTGAATTTTGAGCAGGCGGCAATACACCGCGATCGACTGGCCGCCATCAACCGCCTCCTGGAACGGCAGAGCATTGCCACTTCCAGCTTCAAAGATCAAGATGTGCTGGGTCTGGCCCGAGAAGGCGATCAGTTTTTGGTGCTGCTGTTGTTCGTGCGAGGGGGCATGGTTACCGGCAGCCTAACTTATGATTTTACCCAGCCGGGCACTGATGATGCCCAATTGCTGGAGGCGTTTCTCAAACAATATTACACGCCGGGGCGGCCGGTACCGGAGGAGATCTTGCTGCCCTTGCCGCTAAAAGACCAGCAGGTGTTGGGGAAATTATTAAGAGAACAGCAGCGCTCCCCGATTCGCATCCTGGCTGCCCGCAAAGGCCATCGCAGCCGCCTCTTAAGCCTGGCCGCAGACAATGCCCGGGCCGCTCTGAAGGCGCGTCTCGAAGCCGGGGTCAGGGCCAATCCCTTGGTGGAACTACAGCAACGCCTTCAATTGCCGCGACTGCCTCAGCGTTTGGAAGGTCTGGATATTTCCACCCTGCAGGGCAGCCAGCCGGTGGGAGCGTTGGTAACCTTTAGGGACGGACAGCCGGACAAGTCAGGCTACCGCCGGTTTCGCATCCGACAGGTAGAGGGTCAGAATGATTTCGCCATGCTGGCCGAAGTGGTGCACCGTCATTATGGCCGGGCCGGCCAGCAACTGCCGGACCTGCTGGTCATCGACGGTGGCCGGGGGCAATTGGCGGTAGTGGTCAAGACCCTGGAAGATTTGGGGTTGGCGGCCGAGATTCCGGTGGTCGGGTTGGCCAAGGCTGGCATCAGCCCTAGCGGCAAAGTGGTCCGGGATCGACTCTACCTCCCCGGACGCAAAAATCCGCTGTTCCTACCTCCGGGCTCTCCCGGTCAACTGCTGCTGATGCATTTGCGTGATGAAGCACACCGTTTTGCCATCAGCTACCACCGTCAGCAGTCCCGTCAGGAAGCTTTGCGATCAGCCCTGTCCCAGATCCCGGGAATCGGACCGCAACGGCAAAAGAGTCTCTTAAGCCGGTTCTCGGACCTGACCGCCCTGCAACAGGCCAGCCTGGACGAGTTGCTGGCGGTCCCGGGACTGACTCGCCCAGCCGCTCAAGCTCTTCTGGACTATTTCAATAGGGAGAAGCAGGAGGCGCCTGGGCCTCAATCTGTTCCTGTGTAAGGCCAAAACGGCGATTCCGCTGTTGGTAGGCCAATAACGCCTGCAAAAACTCCGTCCGTCGAAAATCCGGCCACAAGGTATCAGTAAAATAGAGTTCGGTATAGGCCAATTGCCAGAGCAGGAAATTGCTCAGGCGAAATTCGCCGCTGGTCCGGATAAGCAGATCCGGGTCGGGGAAGTCCGAGGTGTAAAGGTAGGTTGAAAAGCGTTCGGAGGTCAGTTCGGCAACCGTTACCCGACCACTTTGCACATCTTGGCAGGCAGCTTGGACGGCCTGGACAATCTCGGACCGTCCCCCATAACTCAGAGCCAGAGTTAGGGTCATTTCCTGATTGGCCGCAGTAGCCGAGACTATGGCGGCAACCTCCTCCTGGACATCCAGGGGCAAGTGGCGGATATTGCCAATCACCTGAAAGGCAATGCCGTTTTCCAACATCTCTGGGAGTTCCTGGCGCAGGTATTGCTTGAGAAGGATCATCAGGGCCTGGACTTCGGAGCGGGGCCGTTGCCAGTTCTCTTCCGAGAAGGCGTACAGGGTGAGATAACGGATGCCCACTTCTCGGGCCGTCCGGACTACCTCCCGGGCCGACTCGGCTCCGGTATGATGGCCGCGCAGGCGCGACAAGCCCTGCTGCTTGGCCCACCGGCCATTGCCATCCATAATAATGGCCACATGTTGTGGCAGTCGGCTCAGGTCTAATTGCTGCAGCAGTTCAGACAAAGGTTCCCCCAAGTCTTGTTAAAAAGACATGATTTCTGTTTCTTTTTCGGCAGCCAGACCGTCTACCTGCTTGATGTAGTCATCGGTGATTTTCTGCACCTCTTCTTGAGCTTTAAAGGCTTGATCCTCGCTCAGCAGCTTTTCCTTTTTCAAATCCTTTAATTGCTCATTGGCTTCACGCCGCAAGTTTCTTAAAGCCACTTTGCTTTCTTCGGCCATTTTTTTAATGGTTTTGACCAGATCCTTGCGGCGCTCGGTAGTCAGGGCCGGAATCGGAATCCGTATGATCTTGCCATCGTTGCTGGGGGTCAGCCCCAGGTCTGACTTCAGGATAGCCTTCTCCAGGTCCGAAATTATACTGGGGTCCCAGGGCTGGACGGTAAGCAAACGGCTTTCGGGCGCAGCCAGGGAAGCCACTTGGTTAATGGGCATGGTGGTGCCGTAACATTCTACCTTGATGCCCTCCAACAGGGCCACTGAGGCCCGGCCGGTGCGAATCCGGGAAAAATCTTTGCTCAATACCTCCAGAGCCCGATCCATTTTCCGCTGCATCTCGCCAAGTATC harbors:
- the uvrC gene encoding excinuclease ABC subunit UvrC; translation: MSKAETLSPALAAALPQIPTSCGVYLFKDKSGRVLYVGKAVNLKHRLSSYLKARGQPDPKTALMLQKMAQVDFLLTPTEVEALILERNLIKEHRPRFNVVLRDDKNYLCIRLDLREPFPRLALVRRFATDGACYFGPFVSAVAIREILRIMKRAFRLRTCKDKGIPKRSRPCLNYQLGRCLAPCVGLVSEAEYRQAVQEALWFLQGQNKKLRRQLRAQMEAAAAHLNFEQAAIHRDRLAAINRLLERQSIATSSFKDQDVLGLAREGDQFLVLLLFVRGGMVTGSLTYDFTQPGTDDAQLLEAFLKQYYTPGRPVPEEILLPLPLKDQQVLGKLLREQQRSPIRILAARKGHRSRLLSLAADNARAALKARLEAGVRANPLVELQQRLQLPRLPQRLEGLDISTLQGSQPVGALVTFRDGQPDKSGYRRFRIRQVEGQNDFAMLAEVVHRHYGRAGQQLPDLLVIDGGRGQLAVVVKTLEDLGLAAEIPVVGLAKAGISPSGKVVRDRLYLPGRKNPLFLPPGSPGQLLLMHLRDEAHRFAISYHRQQSRQEALRSALSQIPGIGPQRQKSLLSRFSDLTALQQASLDELLAVPGLTRPAAQALLDYFNREKQEAPGPQSVPV
- a CDS encoding isoprenyl transferase, whose protein sequence is MQQLDLSRLPQHVAIIMDGNGRWAKQQGLSRLRGHHTGAESAREVVRTAREVGIRYLTLYAFSEENWQRPRSEVQALMILLKQYLRQELPEMLENGIAFQVIGNIRHLPLDVQEEVAAIVSATAANQEMTLTLALSYGGRSEIVQAVQAACQDVQSGRVTVAELTSERFSTYLYTSDFPDPDLLIRTSGEFRLSNFLLWQLAYTELYFTDTLWPDFRRTEFLQALLAYQQRNRRFGLTQEQIEAQAPPASPY
- the frr gene encoding ribosome recycling factor, whose product is MKDEILGEMQRKMDRALEVLSKDFSRIRTGRASVALLEGIKVECYGTTMPINQVASLAAPESRLLTVQPWDPSIISDLEKAILKSDLGLTPSNDGKIIRIPIPALTTERRKDLVKTIKKMAEESKVALRNLRREANEQLKDLKKEKLLSEDQAFKAQEEVQKITDDYIKQVDGLAAEKETEIMSF